In a genomic window of Nostoc sp. UHCC 0870:
- a CDS encoding PEP-CTERM sorting domain-containing protein, with protein sequence MTFISIDDPQAVPEPATLLGLGLAVGGMVISRRRHSR encoded by the coding sequence ATTACATTTATTAGTATCGATGATCCTCAAGCTGTTCCAGAACCAGCTACCCTACTTGGCTTAGGTTTAGCTGTCGGTGGAATGGTCATTTCTCGCCGTCGTCATTCACGCTAA
- a CDS encoding tetratricopeptide repeat protein produces the protein MNNNFYDQGLEKAKQKDYAGAIEDFSRVIQLTPYYVEAYLKRGLAYYDSGAILQAVSDYTEALKINPESVEAYHCRALARLALKNLPGALEDVDKAIHLNINYAAVHDLRGIVRRKQGYIQDAIASFKKAADLYLQQKDTENCRLCLERIKQLQPAQKPVTQSVITKSAPIPSVNDYFTQLLAKAEKGDTRQAIADLNWILQADSQDAQAYCCRGVVRCKMGNYREAIADFNQALQLNFQDAIVYRNRGKARSLLGDHQGAIADFNQAIQIQPQDALAYVARGNTYRAMGNYIGAIADYAHALQINPNDAQAYYNRGITYTFLEEMQNAVEDYQKAISIFCEQEDWENHQQVLDSLKQIQKSVPEAKQQKFNILRQRLLRLVGGYWELAQRLIEQKKDYYPGMTEEWYMQKVIDDLERDIRNS, from the coding sequence ATGAATAACAACTTTTACGATCAGGGACTAGAGAAAGCCAAACAAAAAGACTATGCTGGCGCAATTGAGGACTTTAGCCGGGTTATACAATTAACTCCTTATTATGTCGAAGCTTACTTAAAACGGGGTTTAGCATATTATGACTCAGGTGCAATTCTTCAGGCTGTTTCAGATTATACTGAAGCCCTCAAGATAAATCCTGAGAGTGTGGAAGCATACCACTGTCGTGCTTTAGCAAGATTAGCACTGAAAAATTTACCAGGGGCGTTAGAAGATGTAGACAAGGCGATTCATTTGAATATAAATTATGCTGCTGTCCATGACTTACGGGGGATAGTGCGGCGCAAACAGGGGTATATTCAAGATGCGATCGCTAGTTTTAAAAAAGCCGCAGATTTATATTTACAACAAAAAGATACAGAAAATTGTCGTCTGTGCTTAGAACGAATTAAACAGCTACAACCCGCGCAAAAACCCGTTACACAGTCAGTCATTACTAAAAGTGCGCCGATTCCATCCGTTAACGACTATTTTACTCAGCTACTCGCCAAAGCCGAAAAGGGAGACACCCGCCAAGCCATTGCTGATTTAAATTGGATATTACAGGCTGATTCTCAAGATGCACAGGCTTATTGCTGTCGGGGAGTGGTGCGGTGCAAAATGGGGAATTATCGAGAAGCGATCGCCGATTTTAACCAAGCCTTACAATTAAACTTTCAAGATGCGATCGTCTATCGTAACCGAGGTAAAGCTCGTTCTTTATTGGGAGATCATCAAGGTGCGATCGCGGATTTTAATCAAGCCATCCAAATACAACCCCAAGATGCCTTAGCTTATGTTGCCAGAGGTAACACCTATCGAGCAATGGGTAATTATATCGGTGCAATTGCTGACTACGCCCACGCCTTGCAAATTAACCCCAATGATGCCCAAGCTTACTACAATCGCGGCATTACTTATACTTTTTTAGAAGAAATGCAAAATGCTGTAGAAGACTATCAAAAAGCAATCAGTATTTTTTGTGAACAAGAAGATTGGGAAAATCATCAACAAGTCTTAGATAGCCTCAAACAAATTCAGAAATCTGTTCCCGAAGCCAAACAGCAAAAATTTAACATCCTACGTCAGCGACTTTTACGCCTCGTTGGAGGATATTGGGAACTTGCACAAAGATTAATTGAACAGAAGAAAGATTATTATCCAGGGATGACAGAAGAATGGTATATGCAAAAAGTAATTGATGATTTAGAACGCGATATTCGTAATTCTTAA